The Gracilimonas sp. genome contains a region encoding:
- a CDS encoding DUF4105 domain-containing protein, with amino-acid sequence MLHTITKAVSFFLILFIAATSSVDAGQPKLSPEAQVSLLTTSSGAELYTLFGHTALRIYDPEAGVDRAYNYGTFDFNAPGFYWKFALGDLRYFLSVNKFENAKKAYLNDGRIITEQRLNLTENQTKRLYDFLENNARPENRYYSYEFFYDNCTTRIYEAVKAVAGDSIHFQEPQNSAKNSFRQFINPYVKSVSWVKFGINLLLGTPADRNPPESETLFLPDLLKEGFSHARIQQADTSLALVSEQRFYAPQKRSVISPARVSPTLSFWFLLITSLLAGFFYRTNHTFWFWFDRLLFGIIGLIGVLIIFLWFFSSYPSTKWNWNIVWSAPALSAFIFSFMGRKRLSENYKVFLVLYAAILLLFLLSWSFIPQQIPSAILPLLFLLGFRSIKKQSESVNQERVNVL; translated from the coding sequence ATGTTGCACACTATAACTAAAGCAGTAAGCTTTTTCCTGATACTATTTATTGCAGCAACTTCTTCTGTAGACGCCGGGCAACCTAAACTTTCGCCGGAAGCTCAGGTCAGTCTCCTTACGACTTCTTCCGGTGCTGAATTGTACACTTTGTTTGGCCATACTGCCTTGCGCATTTACGACCCGGAAGCAGGTGTAGATCGCGCATATAATTATGGTACTTTTGATTTCAACGCTCCAGGGTTTTATTGGAAATTTGCCCTCGGCGATCTGCGATATTTTCTTTCGGTGAACAAGTTTGAGAATGCAAAAAAAGCATATTTGAATGACGGCCGCATTATTACTGAACAGCGATTAAATCTAACAGAGAATCAAACCAAACGCTTGTATGATTTTTTGGAGAATAACGCCCGGCCCGAAAATCGATATTATTCCTATGAGTTCTTCTATGATAACTGTACCACCCGGATCTATGAGGCTGTCAAGGCAGTAGCTGGGGATTCAATCCATTTTCAAGAGCCGCAAAATTCGGCAAAGAATAGTTTTCGGCAGTTTATTAATCCCTACGTGAAATCCGTTTCCTGGGTAAAATTTGGGATTAACTTGCTGTTGGGTACTCCCGCCGACCGCAACCCACCCGAGTCGGAAACGCTGTTCTTACCCGACCTGTTAAAAGAGGGATTTTCACACGCTCGGATACAGCAAGCTGATACAAGTCTTGCCTTGGTTTCAGAGCAGAGATTTTATGCTCCTCAGAAACGGTCTGTCATTAGTCCTGCGAGAGTAAGCCCCACTTTAAGCTTTTGGTTTTTGCTGATTACAAGCCTGCTTGCCGGGTTTTTCTATAGAACTAATCACACATTCTGGTTTTGGTTCGACCGTCTGTTATTCGGGATAATTGGGTTGATTGGAGTGTTGATCATTTTTTTGTGGTTTTTTTCTTCGTATCCCTCAACCAAATGGAATTGGAATATAGTGTGGTCTGCCCCGGCCTTGTCGGCCTTTATATTTTCTTTTATGGGCAGAAAACGACTTTCAGAAAATTATAAAGTGTTTTTGGTACTATATGCAGCTATTCTTCTGCTCTTTCTCCTAAGCTGGTCATTTATTCCTCAACAGATCCCCTCTGCAATTTTGCCTCTTCTTTTTTTGTTGGGATTTCGGAGTATTAAAAAGCAATCCGAATCAGTAAATCAGGAAAGGGTCAATGTGTTATAG
- a CDS encoding transcriptional repressor, with protein sequence MRMRILLFMAETKSVISLSDLEEKFTHADRTTLYRTLKTFLEHGLVHQINDASGITKYALCSENCTCSYPDDVHVHFYCFSCEQTFCFPHLGIPNYDLPENFTPSNGNFVITGSCPSCSS encoded by the coding sequence ATGCGCATGCGGATTCTTCTTTTCATGGCTGAAACTAAGTCGGTAATAAGCCTATCAGATCTTGAAGAAAAGTTTACCCATGCAGATCGGACAACGCTTTATCGTACCTTAAAAACATTCTTAGAACATGGTTTGGTGCATCAAATAAACGATGCAAGTGGGATAACTAAATATGCCCTTTGTTCTGAAAACTGTACCTGTTCGTACCCAGATGATGTGCACGTTCATTTTTATTGTTTCTCCTGTGAACAAACATTTTGTTTTCCACATCTTGGCATTCCTAACTACGATCTGCCCGAAAATTTTACTCCATCCAACGGCAATTTTGTGATAACCGGGAGTTGTCCTTCCTGTTCTTCCTGA